From Daucus carota subsp. sativus chromosome 6, DH1 v3.0, whole genome shotgun sequence, the proteins below share one genomic window:
- the LOC108227078 gene encoding uncharacterized protein LOC108227078, with product MGVGMSRLNVASCGAFHRTTSELQDPSTYTRMMVDRNDHDNSKIIPVQGQKNNSSLPKEVVSSSLPKKDVVSSKKDDEEKNTYVNNIYQQLDEESEKNTDYDGPMFMKSPSFRDFMRPVEGSVKNGGKKKGEMKETNKTEAQYDYICNGEACVRVESKNDDTPPVMNKEAGPRKDKKINKIFAQYYKPSAGVKNLFNPHPKHPKPSNSD from the exons ATGGGTGTGGGAATGTCAAGGTTGAATGTGGCATCCTGCGGAGCCTTTCACAGAACCACCAGCGAGTTGCAAGATCCCTCCACCTATACGCGCATGATGGTTGATCGTAACGATCAtgataattcaaaaattattcCTGTCCAAGGCCAAAAAAATAACTCATCGTTGCCAAAAGAGGTCGTTAGCTCATCCTTGCCTAAAAAGGACGTCGTTAGCTCAAAGAAGGATGATGAGGAGAAGAACACATATGTTAATAACATCTACCAACagttggatgaagaatcagaaAAGAATACCGATTATGACGGTCCAATGTTCATGAAATCGCCTAGTTTCAGAGATTTTATGCGTCCTGTTGAAGGCAGCGTCAAGAATGGCG GTAAGAAAAAAGGAGAAATGAAAGAAACCAACAAGACAGAAGcacaatatgattatatttgcaACGGAGAG GCATGTGTTAGGGTGGAATCAAAGAACGACGACACACCACCAGTCATGAATAAAGAAGCTGGTCCTCggaaagataaaaaaataaacaaaatatttgcACAATATTACAAGCCAAGTGCTGGTGTGAAAAATCTTTTCAACCCCCACCCTAAACACCCTAAGCCATCCAATTCTGATTAG
- the LOC108225257 gene encoding NAC domain-containing protein 41: MEKNCIVGRNGEELQLPVGFRFRPTDEELILYYLMPKAQSLPLPAAFIPQIDEIFQSHPSHLPGDVEQRRYYFCKRSWDYSKTCRSRINYISNESSYWKQAGKERAISVDVAHRRSIVVGTKKLFVLYEEKQKTSWCMQEYRLLPSQFEDFDNWVAYRVYQRKRNGRVKNTRENTKKMDVAEGVEMMSINNATEVESSPLPSPLCSSNDEETFL, from the exons atggAGAAGAACTGTATAGTGGGCAGAAATGGAGAAGAGCTGCAACTCCCCGTTGGATTCAGGTTCCGTCCCACTGATGAAGAGCTCATTCTTTACTACTTGATGCCCAAAGCTCAATCTCTGCCTTTACCTGCAGCCTTCATTCCTCAAATCGATGAGATTTTTCAATCCCACCCCTCTCATTTGCCAg GTGATGTGGAGCAGAGGAGATATTATTTCTGCAAGAGAAGCTGGGATTATTCGAAGACATGCAGGAGCAGAATAAATTATATAAGCAACGAGTCGAGTTACTGGAAGCAAGCGGGGAAAGAGAGAGCTATCAGTGTTGATGTGGCTCATAGGAGGAGTATTGTTGTTGGAACGAAGAAATTATTTGTTCTGTACGAAGAAAAGCAAAAGACTTCTTGGTGCATGCAAGAGTACCGCCTTCTGCCTTCTCAATTCGAG GATTTCGATAACTGGGTCGCGTATCGCGTATATCAGAGAAAAAGAAACGGTAGGGTGAAAAATACGAGGGAGAATACGAAGAAGATGGATGTAGCAGAAGGTGTGGAGATGATGAGTATAAATAACGCTACTGAAGTGGAATCTTCTCCTTTGCCATCCCCGTTATGTTCTAGCAACGATGAGGAGACATTTCTATGA
- the LOC108192827 gene encoding probable protein S-acyltransferase 7 produces the protein MYVVPPPKRSSDPMPGYSGGSSDNVRIYQIWKGSNIFFLQGRFIFGPDVRSLGVTILLIIVPVTVFCAFVARKLLDDFSYHSGVSIMVVAILFTIYVLGLLLLTSGRDPGIIPRNAHPPEPEGYDGSAEGGAQTPQLRLPRIKEVEVNGITVKVKYCDTCMLYRPPRCSHCSICNNCVERFDHHCPWVGQCIGLRNYRFFFMFVSSTTLLCAYVHVLCWVYIKRIMNSEDTTIWKAMIKTPASICLIVYTFIAVWFVGGLTAFHLYLISTNQTTYENFRYRYDRRANPYNKGVMQNFAEIFYNSIPPSKNNFRAEVPREPGLPPRSVGGGFVSPNMGKAVDDIEMGRKAVWGDVGDALDHREGQHPYTDSVNKDGGLGQMSPEIRTTVEEGDRVGIHHPRRSSWGRKSGNWEMSPEVLALSSRVGEANRTGGSSSSNLTTSQQAQPK, from the exons ATGTACGTGGTGCCTCCTCCTAAGCGCTCGTCGGATCCAATGCCCGGATACTCTGGTGGGTCGTCGGATAATGTGCGGATTTATCAGATATGGAAAGGAAGCAAT ATTTTTTTCCTTCAAGGAAGATTCATATTTGGACCAGATGTAAGATCACTAGGTGTGACCATACTTCTAATAATAGTTCCCGTTACGGTCTTCTGTGCTTTCGTTGCTAGAAAACTGCTGGATGATTTTTCTTACCACTCAGGAGTATCAATTATGGTTGTAGCCATTCTGTTTACAATTTAT GTTTTAGGTCTTCTCCTGCTAACATCTGGAAGAGATCCTGGTATCATTCCTCGCAATGCCCACCCCCCAGAACCAGAAGGCTATGATGGGAGTGCAGAAGGTGGTGCTCAAACCCCACAGTTACGTCTACCGCGGATCAAGGAAGTAGAAGTTAATGGTATTACTGTGAAGGTCAAGTATTGTGATACCTGCATGCTTTATAGGCCTCCCCGCTGCTCACATTGTTCTATTTGCAACAATTGCGTTGAGCGATTTGACCACCACTGCCCTTGGGTTGGGCAGTGTATAGGACTG CGGAATTATCGGTTCTTCTTTATGTTTGTGTCTTCGACAACTCTTCTTTGTGCATATGTCCATGTTTTATGCTGGGTCTACATCAAAAGGATCATGAACTCCGAGGACACAACGATATGGAAAGCAATGATCAAAACTCCCGCATCAATTTGTTTAATAGTTTATACATTCATTGCAGTTTGGTTCGTTGGTGGCCTTACTGCCTTCCATTTGTATCTCATAAGTACAAATCAG ACAACTTATGAGAATTTTCGATATCGTTATGATCGCCGAGCCAACCCCTATAACAAAGGAGTGATGCAAAACTTTGCGGAGATCTTTTACAATAGTATCCCTCCGTCTAAGAACAATTTTAGGGCTGAGGTGCCTAGGGAACCTGGGTTACCACCTCGATCTGTAGGCGGTGGATTTGTTAGCCCAAACATGGGCAAGGCTGTGGATGACATTGAAATGGGCAGGAAAGCCGTATGGGGTGATGTTGGTGATGCTCTAGATCATCGTGAAGGGCAACATCCTTACACTGATAGTGTGAACAAGGATGGTGGATTGGGTCAGATGTCACCGGAGATCAGGACTACTGTGGAGGAGGGTGACCGTGTTGGAATACATCATCCCAGGCGCTCAAGTTGGGGAAGAAAAAGTGGAAACTGGGAAATGTCGCCTGAGGTTCTTGCATTATCATCTAGAGTTGGAGAAGCAAACCGAACGGGAGGGAGCAGTAGTAGCAACTTGACAACCTCCCAGCAAGCACAACCAAAGTAG